AGTTTATTTTTGCAGGCCGCTTTAACGGCCCGGATATCCTCCAGGCAGCTGACCCCGACTGCGGCGGTGCCGGTGTCCGCGATATCCTGGAGAATTGGCAGACACCGGCCCGAGGCCATGTGGGTGGCGGTGGGCCCGTTGATCTGTGCCAGGGTCTGACAAGCGACCTCAAACCCGGTTTTCAAATACATCTTTCGGGTGGTGATGGTGGTGGAGGACACGGGATCAAAATAGCAGATGGCCGTGGCACCGGCTGCCAGCTGGGCATTGGCCCACTGGACACAGAATGCCTGATTGATTTTCATCAGGTGTGAAAACAGGTCCGGCTGCTCAAACATCAGATCCAGATACCGGTCAAATCCCATCTGCATGACCGGCAGGGAAAACGGGGACATCACCACCCCGATAATGGGCACCTGATCCCGGACACGGTCCCTGAGTCCCCGGGTGGCGGCCAGGACCCGGGCCAGGCACGGGGTGTTTTCAACATCCGGCACGGTCAGGTTTCTGATGTCCTGATGGGTTTTGATCACCGGTTCTCCGGAATTGGGAGGGCCGTCATCCACAAACATTACCTCGCCGCCGAATGCCTCGATTTCCACGGGCGCATAAAAAAAACTGTACAGGCAGTCATGCCGGTATTTTGCCAGCAGCCGCATCTGTCCTTCCACCACATGTTCAGGCGTTGAAAAATAAGTCTTGATGGACAGTCCCAGTTCTTTTGCCCCGTGCAGAGTCAGCAAAAGAAAAAACGGCACCCGGTCCGGCTCCCGGTGTCCCAGGGTGGTCAAAACCCGCTGCATGGATGTCGTCGATACCGGACTCATCTTTTTTCCTCCATCATTTTTTCAATGGCGGGAACGACATCTGACGCGTTTTCGCACATGACGTCCGCGCCCACCGCCTGCCACAACTGATCATCGAACCGGAACGGGGCCCCGCCCACAATCAGTGTCACATCACACTCCCGATCCATCAGCTTCTGCCGGACCGATTTGATTTTCAGGGCCGAAGGCAGCATCAGCACGGAGATCAGCAGCACTTTCACCCGGTCTGCCTGTACCCGGGCCACAAGATCATCCACACCCACCACCCCATAATCCAGCAGATCGAATCCACCGGACCGCAGCACTGCATATACCATCACCTTTCCCAATGCATGGTGGTCCTCCAGAATGCAAATGGCCATTCTGGGCTGATTTTTTCTGGAAGGATCTGCCGGCGGCAGCATCTCGTCAATGAGTTCTTCACAGATCCGGCCGGCCATGTACACTTGGGACAGGGCCAGAGGTCCGTCCTGCCAACCGGCACCCAACTGTTCCAGAACCGGCAGAACCACCTTTTCAACAAATCGTATGGGCCGCATATCCCGGCCCCTTTGTTCCATCACCTGTCTGGCCGCCAGCCGGTCCACATCCAGAAGCGCGCGTTCAAACGCATTCAGCATTTTAT
This DNA window, taken from Desulfotignum phosphitoxidans DSM 13687, encodes the following:
- a CDS encoding uroporphyrinogen decarboxylase family protein, translated to MSPVSTTSMQRVLTTLGHREPDRVPFFLLLTLHGAKELGLSIKTYFSTPEHVVEGQMRLLAKYRHDCLYSFFYAPVEIEAFGGEVMFVDDGPPNSGEPVIKTHQDIRNLTVPDVENTPCLARVLAATRGLRDRVRDQVPIIGVVMSPFSLPVMQMGFDRYLDLMFEQPDLFSHLMKINQAFCVQWANAQLAAGATAICYFDPVSSTTITTRKMYLKTGFEVACQTLAQINGPTATHMASGRCLPILQDIADTGTAAVGVSCLEDIRAVKAACKNKLTVMGNLNGIEMRRWSVEQAENHVKDLIAKAGAGGGFILSDNHGEIPFQVPDEVLMAISDSVHRWGKYPLPTDVSGKE
- a CDS encoding cobalamin B12-binding domain-containing protein: MDDRDKMLNAFERALLDVDRLAARQVMEQRGRDMRPIRFVEKVVLPVLEQLGAGWQDGPLALSQVYMAGRICEELIDEMLPPADPSRKNQPRMAICILEDHHALGKVMVYAVLRSGGFDLLDYGVVGVDDLVARVQADRVKVLLISVLMLPSALKIKSVRQKLMDRECDVTLIVGGAPFRFDDQLWQAVGADVMCENASDVVPAIEKMMEEKR